CCCACTCTAGATGTGACTTTTTTATTACCTGACTTGGACAAAACATTGACCAACATTTCACAATTGTTGTCATAATTTATTcccaattaatatttttgaagTTTGGGCTAAACCAACAAtgtttatgatttttcaaaactaaccaACTTGGTTCTTAATGTTTTGGACAATGTTTAGGGATCAAGTTGGTTAGTCTTGAAAAGTCTTGAATTGGTTGGCATTAGCCAAAACCTTAGGGGTGTTAAACTATATTTTAccttaatttgttttaattggaaCAATATTACTTCACTACTATTGATAACATTTTTTCATGTATTAATCATAACAAATTAtgtcaacaattgtgaaaaatgttgttaatATCGTTGATAATTAAAACATTTCAGCAGAAAATGGAATGACTTTGGAAACGAGAAGGTCATGAAGTATCTTATAAATATGGCAATGTGAAGTTGGTCAGGGTCATGGATCACTTGTCCTCTCCATTTCTTTAACCTTCTTGGACGGCCTAAGAAAGTTACAGGTAAATGCAGGCAGACCAGAAAGCAAGAACCCAACAAACAAGGTACAACCAAAAAGAAATCttgttatcttttgtttcttccaGGATTTGCAAGGAAAGTTGGGATTTTTCTAACAAGACAGGCTTCCAATGTAACTCGTACAAGTTGCAATTGACCTGGTACATGAACTGCTTAATAAGTCGGCtagaaaatgattgaaatataGGCTTGGGTCCAAGGATTAAAATTAGGAAGCCCAGCAATTCACAATTGACAGGTGAATGGTATCTTTGAACAGAACACAGGCAACATCAAGGAAAATAATCCAAGATTCTGGTCCTTCCAAATGTTGTTGGGCAACAgagaatttatatataatttgggaTATAACTAAAAGTTATtcgaaaaaatatttaaaaatgtggATTTTTAAACCATATTTTGCTTAAACACTGTATTATAGTCAGACTAGTGATTGTTAACTTGTCATTGGACCATGGACCTGAAGCTCTAATTTGGTATTAGATGGGTCATACCAAGAAGAATCTTATTTCTTTAGAGTACTGCTTGTAAGTTGTCTGAGACCATCTAAAACAtacataaaaaattgaagagaataTTCACCTTTTAGCTGTCCCTTGGTATTatttagtttaatgtttagtacaATAAAGAAACCAAGAACTTCTTCACAGTTGTTATgtcattctattttattatatgaaCGCACTGAGATTCAGTTCATAATATTGCTACAGTAGACTAACATAGTAACATGTGCCAATGGCTGTAAGTTTCAACAGGACATATAAACAAAACAGTATATAGTATTTACCCACATTATATATGAATTAATGAAATCCTTAACGACATGATACTTATGTTACAAAATCACattcaaaaggaaaataatcTCAGAGTTGATCATGTTCTCCAGCACGTGCTTTTGCTCCAGCGCGCACAGATCTGATTCATTCATTGAAAAATAAGCACGACATTTTCAACTATGGTGTTTATATGCTGATGAACTAGATGCATGATTAGGATTACAGAATAAACAGCTTTATGCATCACTTCTACCATTTTGTGGAAGGTATTGTCCCACGTTTCAATGGCTACAATGAAGTAACCAATGGTACAATAAAGAATCATTGAAGCAAAATGGCTCTCAAAATCAACTATCTACAGCATGCTTGTTGATACAATCATCTACGACAGAATGGTCATCAGTGATACAATCCGGAATTGTCCCATCTGGAATGTCAGCTGTAATGACATTATCATCGCCAAATTCTGATCCAGAACTGGCATCAATCTCCTTTTCAAGAGAGTCAAGTTGAACACATTCAGGAACGTCACTGTTGTAACTTTCCGTGTCATGACTTCTAGTTGATGCtgttaaattttctttcttgacAACATTGAACACAATCCCATTATGAGTCCTTTCAGGCTGTAAAAGATCACCTTCATTCACCATTATGCTAGGACCATTAACGGTGACTTTATTGCCAAAATCCCTCTGATCAAATTCTGTGCTTTCTGAGCTTCTATCGGGTGTTGTCACCCTTGGGCTATGATAATATTGATTGTTGGCGACTATTTGTAATGCAAAACCTCTGTTCATCTCAGTATCCATATCCAAATTTTGGACAAAGTGTATAAACTTTTCTGCCGAAGTTGTCCTCATCAAGGGCCCACCAGATCTTGTCCAAGAATTTAACTCAACACTTTCAGATTCACTATCACTTCCATCATGCATATTCCGGTAAGTTCGCATACTTTTGACAGGACCTAATCCAGTGGATCCACCAACTCCATGATGAAATGAGGAAGCAACATCCGCAAGGTCTTCTTCAAGGGATCCAGTTGAATTCTCTCGTGCGATGCAATTCCAAGAAGGAATTCGTCTTGAACCACTAAATTTTGTGGTGCTGATTAGGCCATGAGAAGAAGCAGCAGCTCTCTCAGCACTCCTTCTGAGTCTACGCATGTGGTTGAGAATTGCGACACACTCATCAAGGACAAGCTCAATCCCACAGTTCGATTTTATGGCAGAAAGCTTCTCCCAAGTGCACCTTCTCCCTTGGTTTGCTGCCTTTTGGAGCTCCACATAAGATGGGTTTTGTAGAATTTTTGAATACTGGTACAAGATACAAGGATTGGAAAGAATAATTACTAGTCAGTTCCATCTTAAGAATTCTGCAATTGATAAAAACAAATGGAATTCTAAAACTAGGAATTAGATGCCTATATACTTGTTATACTGTTTCTTTGCCTATACCTGAGCAAGTGTGGCAGGCATAACAACGGTGACATCACCTTCCCAATCTTGAGCAAACAGCTTGGCAAGTCCCCCCAAAGGAAAACCAAGTTCCAATATCTGGTTGCATCTATGTTTCACCTCCATCTCAGCGAGATGAGCAAGCTACATtgtaaaaagtgaaaaaggtTTATTTTCAATCTACACAACTGTCAAGAAAAGACAAAACAGATTCCATAACTGAATCAAACAACCACTAGGCATGGACTGAGGAGCTGATTATTCCTACCAACGTTCTAACAATACCAATTAGGTGCTGTAAATCAAACAACATGAGACACATTCAAATTGTctctaaaatattttgaaaaatacattttagCTGGAATCTATTTAAGAGGAGGTTGACATCCATGGTTCAGAAAATATGTATGTTTATTGTGCTATTACATTCCCTCCAAGTGTAAATGCCATGACATTCCTACCAAGTGTATGGACTCTGTGTATCTCATAAAAACAGATCCCTGTGTATGCACATCAAAAGTGGTGTCAGCGGGGCcctttaccatttattttgccTCAACATATGATGCAGTACATTGGCAGGAAAATAGAGATAAAAGAGGAAAAGGAGATAGACAGAACAAATCCTAAGCTTCACCACCTAGAATTTGCTTGAAAACTCTAGGCATCACCACCTAAGGGTGCTTGGAATCACCAAGTAAAGAGAACATTCTCTAATCATAAAATTCTTATTCAAATGGTAATGTCCTTCACGATTACAAGAGTCACTATTTTAAAAGGGATTCCAAGATTACATCAATGTGGAAATATCTAATCAAGCCACAATTAAATCCCATAAAAGCCTCAACAACTTTAAAgaccaaattcaaaaagaaaactaattcaaaaatcaaatatggtATCTCAAAGGAAAGctgaaacaataaaatttgaaataattttggtGCTCCTTGCATCATATTCCCCTAGTTAGAGATAACTCGACCTCAAGTTTTGAAGGCAAATTTTGGCACTTGGCACTTGCACCAACTCTTGAAGCATAtctttttttacactaaaaatatgGCAGCTTTTTGATCCACCATATTAAATGTATGTGGAATGATAAAATTGATAGGTGGAGTTACTGGAGTATTTGATGCAACCTTATCTTACTCTGTAGTGAGCACCATCAAATCAAGCATTTTCACATCATCCATCATGGATAGTTCCAATAGTGACTCTCCAAAAGGTTGAATTGGGTCTACTACACATGGTTTAGATTGTATGAACTGTACATTAGTTGACATTAGTATTTCTTTTTCATCACAAAGTTTTCTGGGGCCTCAACATTGTTGTCTCTCATGTGTGAAGCTTTACCCTCAAGCTTGTTGGGAGGTTTTTGAGTGGAGGCCAGTAAAGCAAAGGATGAAAGAGTAAACATGTAGAGAACATAGCCAAAtatctctttccctttttcatATTAGATACAGAATGAGGAGATGGGTTTGGAGGGGAGGAAGGGCCAGTTTATAAAAACATGTCACCAAGGAATTCTGAAAAAGAGAGCTTTATTCTTTTGTTACTTAGTAGCATGATTCATAAGATTATTAACAAAGGACCAATCCCAATAATGTTCATCAAAATATCAGGACACTAGTGCTAGAAGGTCAAAATATATACCAGACTTTAGTCCAGCAAAGATCAGGAAAACCAGATTTCGCTAGTCCATCtaaaatattgtcaaaaaaacACAGCAGTGGCCAACAAGAGTACACAACACATGCACTGAAATTCCATACTCATGCATGTTGGGGAAAAGATGAAGAGAAGACAAGATCATTATCATATTGATCTTTTGTGGgccataaataatataataaagaaaattatatacaGAAGCAGAGTTATCAGCAAAGAAAAACACAGAATAATCAAAACTGATTGAAATTCCAAGTCAACATATACACACCTTGGCCGCAAAGTTGCCTCCAATAGCTCTCACAAATTCCTTTAGCCTCAATAATGGTGCAATATGAGGATTTGCCTGACTGACAATAAAATGATTCACATTGAACAGTTCTTTCAATTGTATCATAGGTAAATCAATCTCCAGGCTACCATCCCTCCATCGACGGGTAGTGCCTGAGCCCTCCTCTGGATCCAAATTAAATGGTGGGTGATAAGGAACAATATCTCCACTTCTATCCTTTGCCATTAGCTCCTGAGCCTCAAAGAGACCAGGGAAGGCACAAGAAGCAGTCACTGCACTCCATATAACAACATGAGGGGAAGTCAAGTAGTTAAGGCATCTAGGTGGCTCATGCTTCCTAGGGGAGCAAACTGTTATCCCAAGTATTCGACCTGTCATATCATACGCTTCTTGAAATGTAAGGTTACTTGTTAGATGCCTTAACATCTTCTGCAACTGCCTGATCTCGTGGACAGCCCCTTGTGTCATCACCCGCTTCACGACTGTAAAAATCCCACCCATCTGATCAAAAAACTGCAATGAGTGCAAAGAATCTTCAAAAAAACTTTGCAGCTCTGGCCAAGACCTAGTGGCGACCACAGCACACACAATGGATCCTACACTAGAGCCGGCAACTATCCTAGGCAAAAGCTTATGCTCTACGAGTGTTCGAGCCACACCAACATGAAAAGATCCAAGGGAAGCACCCCCACTCAAAAGCAAAGCTGTCCTCCCAAAGGCATGTCTTGTTTCATGCAGGAAAGCAAGCTTCTCTTCTAATGATAGCTCCTCTGAATCTGAATCACAAACCATTCTTAACTGAGTTGAGACCTCATCAATGTATTCCTTTATGAGTTTCGGCACATGAAGCCTACCCTTGTGAAGTTCAGGGTTGCACATATTACCAAGGTTTCTGACAAGATCAGCTCGCATGAAAAATACAATATCCCTCAGCGATCCCTCTTGGCGACGATGGCGGAGCTCTTGAAGCTTGTTTGACACCAATTCTACATCAAACAGGTCTGATTCATTCATCTTTGGGGTCTCTTTATCTAGCATCTTTGCAGCATGAGCCCATTCTTCATATGTCAATGCAGTTCTCATCATATTTCTCCAAAAATTCCTCCGATAAGCCATTTCGGCCCTCTGTTTAACATTTGCGTATCGTTTCAACAAAAAGGCAACTATTGTCACCATTGCCAATATCCCCTGTGGGTTTCGGGGATGCAACCATGCTGCCATGGGTGTGACAAAGTCCCTAAATCTATAGATGAGATGCAACAgcaaatgaaatatttgatgtCTCAAATGTGAGACTGACTTGCAGAATAAAACTCTGAAAGCTATTGTCCGACCAATAATGGATGAAGGTCCAATTTTAAAAGGATCAACACTGGCATCATTACTAATATCCATATCTTGGTTAATAAAACAGGTCTGTGAATAACTGAGTGGTTATGTCACAGCTCAATCTACAGAGCTGAAGAAATATAATAAAGGTCTACAAAAGAACTAGGAAACTATGATATGGACAGTCCTGGCAAGCTaaatctcaataaaaaaaaatctataaagaTGTAAGAAGAAAATAGCTGAATTTGTATGCACAAGATGATAGTGAAAAATGGGTTTGTCTCTTCAAACTAGAATTGAACTTCAATAAATTGATTTCTCCTATAATTTTGTCAAATGCTCAATCTGCTTACATAAtaggattttgaaaaaaaaaaaaaaacaataaatgttgTTGCACCCTATAAAAATCAGTAATTTTGATCAAAGATCTTCACAAAGTCAACAACAAGAAGCCTAATTGCACAAATTAAAGTACAAAATATGGATAAAAGTAACAGATGCCAACCTCTTGATCCTGAACCAAATTACAAAGCACATAAATTGACCTCAAATCCTCAAAACTTCCATTCGGGATATATATCAGAAGCCCCCCCAAAATTGAAATATCTAATGAAACCCTCAAAGCTCCAAACTTTAGTTTCCCAATTCCACACTCCTCACCCAGAAAAAAACAACTTGGTCAAAGACAACCTCAACCTTCCAAATCCAAATGGTGCTTCAAAACCCAGATggaaaaaacacaaatttcGACCTTTAATCCCCACAATCAAAATCAATAGCCAAATGGGTCATCCAAATCAGAACCCAATACTTAATATAATCCCAAGATATCAAAAAAGCTGTAGAATTTGAAAACAGAGAGATATGTGAGAGGAATTAATATTACCAGGAAAATTGAATTCTTGAAAGCATTGGGATCTGAAAAGAGATAATAAAAGTTAAAGATAGCGATATGGGGACGCCGACTTCTGAATGAAGATTAGGATAAAGCTACTGTATTTAACAAACGTGGAACAGGATAAGGAAGAGAATGGGCGGGTTCTGGACAGCAACAAATATTTTTGGAACTTTGTATTTAAAGACATCAAAATATTGAAACTGCAAGTAACAAAGTTCAACGTAATGTTTCCTTAAATACtaatacgatttttttttttgggataattcaaatagaaaattgATGTCAATtgttttaagaaatatttttggaaacatttttatcggaaataaaaaatattaacagattttgtttttactaattttgtatattttctataaaaatgatataaaaacttttctacgacgttttattaataaatgttttaagAACATTTAGTAATCGGACCCTAATGTTATTAGATGGAAGTGGAATGATTTATATTCTAAATGTTTTTCGTGGAAAATATTAGAGTTATCGATTAAAATATAAGGTATTTGATTCAATATGACTTGTTGTGATTGGTACataataaagttatttatattaatgataGACTCATATAAAGGTACTATAATGCTATCTTACTTCTCAacacataataaaaaatggtaaaatatacTGTGTTCTCTTAAAAGTACATTCTAGAAAAAAGTACTGGATATTACattaatctcttaaaaaaacattttagaaaAATACTGAGTGATattaaattaatcacaaccaggAATTTGAACAACGTACGTAAGATTTCATACAAGTTGTCAATATAACAAGATGGCTGTCACTCATTGGCTTCTTATGCTTATTTTGTCGTTGAGATTCACAGTTTGTTGCCCTCTTATTCACTGATGTAACAGTTTAGGACTAAGTAAGTGTTTAGATACAGAAAATTTCTCTCAACATTTGCATTTAGTGTTTGTCAGTGGGTTATGTGTATTATTCACGAGACTTACAACTctcttttttcaaataaaatttcattaaaaataggtcctgtgatattatttatatatttaaaaattattttactacagtatctAAACAGATCCaagtgtttttcttttggcaAAAGCAACACttgatggtttttattttttattttttatgaacagAAACGTTTGACGGTTGACAGCATATATTGAATGTGTTTGGATAGTGCGTCCACGTCCAGCGTCTGGgctcctcctttttttttttcagcgtgtctgtcactgttcattgaccataaacagtaattttaggccaatgaacagtaatttttggcataaacagtactttttacacatttaaaaattattttactacagtattttcagttttcagttttcagttttcagcaataagttctatccaaacacactCATTGTTTTGCTAAATATTAACAGTTGTATCAACGCTTGACAGTTGACAGCATATATGTTACAAAAGCTAAATATTAACACATGACACTTAGGAAGATCTGGTAATATGGAGTTGTTAGACCGACAGGGCTTGGTTTCTCAGGTGGAGTTGTATTCTGGTTTGATTGTCTGGTTTCTGTTAGAGGAATCACGCTCACTTCTTTCTACTGGCTACTCTGGCACATGATGTAAGCTAGTTTGTTATAGTTATTCCGAGATAATGAAACAATTTctacaattttataatataaagtataaactaaaaaaaaaatagtaacagTTTGTTATCGTaacaaggaaaaataaaaattaaaagaagaaaatgttgTGCCATTTATTCAAAGTGTTGCGTAAACGAAAGCGCATTTTGTTGCTTACAAGAAAAACTACGATTTGCGTTGAGATAACGACATAAAGAATGGAGCTTGTTTGAGCCACATGGCGTGGGTAAGCTTATATTGACTGCACCGAAAGAGAGGACTTTTCACGTAAGTTAGAAAAgtgatttaattttattttggagagatagaaagatgtcaaatatttgatattttaagaaattcaatattattattattattattattattgtgaatAGGAGTTACTCATATTAAATAACTACATTATtggtatccaaaaaaaaaaaaaaaaagctagtcGAGATAACTCAGTGGAATACAAACAAGAATTATGTGGCCTTGGATCGGTGAATTTCAGTTATCTCAAATTTGTGTTTTGACTTAAGAATAAGGAGCAATTATCATGAAACAAATACTATAggttaatattatatatagagcTAGAGGAGTTAAATAAACTTCAAAGTCCACGCCTTGATTACAACCAACTTTGGACAAAACAACACATCTAGTGGCAAAGGCAGAAATTTTCTTTCCAGTAGtgc
This genomic stretch from Castanea sativa cultivar Marrone di Chiusa Pesio chromosome 9, ASM4071231v1 harbors:
- the LOC142610303 gene encoding triacylglycerol lipase SDP1; this translates as MDISNDASVDPFKIGPSSIIGRTIAFRVLFCKSVSHLRHQIFHLLLHLIYRFRDFVTPMAAWLHPRNPQGILAMVTIVAFLLKRYANVKQRAEMAYRRNFWRNMMRTALTYEEWAHAAKMLDKETPKMNESDLFDVELVSNKLQELRHRRQEGSLRDIVFFMRADLVRNLGNMCNPELHKGRLHVPKLIKEYIDEVSTQLRMVCDSDSEELSLEEKLAFLHETRHAFGRTALLLSGGASLGSFHVGVARTLVEHKLLPRIVAGSSVGSIVCAVVATRSWPELQSFFEDSLHSLQFFDQMGGIFTVVKRVMTQGAVHEIRQLQKMLRHLTSNLTFQEAYDMTGRILGITVCSPRKHEPPRCLNYLTSPHVVIWSAVTASCAFPGLFEAQELMAKDRSGDIVPYHPPFNLDPEEGSGTTRRWRDGSLEIDLPMIQLKELFNVNHFIVSQANPHIAPLLRLKEFVRAIGGNFAAKLAHLAEMEVKHRCNQILELGFPLGGLAKLFAQDWEGDVTVVMPATLAQYSKILQNPSYVELQKAANQGRRCTWEKLSAIKSNCGIELVLDECVAILNHMRRLRRSAERAAASSHGLISTTKFSGSRRIPSWNCIARENSTGSLEEDLADVASSFHHGVGGSTGLGPVKSMRTYRNMHDGSDSESESVELNSWTRSGGPLMRTTSAEKFIHFVQNLDMDTEMNRGFALQIVANNQYYHSPRVTTPDRSSESTEFDQRDFGNKVTVNGPSIMVNEGDLLQPERTHNGIVFNVVKKENLTASTRSHDTESYNSDVPECVQLDSLEKEIDASSGSEFGDDNVITADIPDGTIPDCITDDHSVVDDCINKHAVDS